CGGAAGCATTGGCAAGGGAAATGAATTTATATATTATAGCATTTTTACGCGGGAATGTAACAAAGAACTTTACAGTTACTAAAGTTGACCTAACCGCAGCGGAGAGGTATTCTAAATTGGACAATAGAGACCCTGAGGATAAGAAGGTAGATATTGTGCAGAATGTTGATCAGTATTATCCAACGAGTGGCAGGGTCATCCTGCATGTGGATATGAATGCTTTTTATTGCTCGGTGCATGAGGCAGAGGACCCGGACCAATTCAGAGGTAAGGCTACTGCAGTTGCAGGTAGTGTTGAATTACGGAAAGGGATCATTGTTACTTGTTCGTATGTCGCCCGCAGATTGGGGATCTCGACGGGTATGCAGGTACAAAAGGCACTTCGGATTTGTCCATCGCTTATCGTTATTAAGCCGGACTTCCATTTATACCGGAAATATTCTAATGCTTTTATGCAGATTGCCTATAGCTATACACCTTTATTGGAAGCAGTGTCGATAGATGAATGTTACTTAGATATCACGGGCTCCAGGCAATTCGGTACTCCTATGGAAATTGCGGAAACTATCCAACGACGTATAATGGAAGAATTGGGTTTGCCGTGCTCTATTGGTATTGCCCCAAATAAGCTGCTGGCGAAGATGGCCTCCGATTTAAAAAAACCAAATGGTATATCGGTACTGCGGCTTCGCGATGTTCCTAAGATTTTATGGGACAAGCCATGTAATGAAATGTTCGGTATAGGTGGAAAAACAGCAGAAAAGCTTCGAAAGCTGGGTATTTACAGTATTGGTCAATTAGCAGCAGCGGATGAGAAAATGCTCGTTGAGAATTTTGGAGTTATGGGCTCATGGCTAAAGCGTGCAGGGAACGGCATCGATAATGGGATAGTAAATCCTGAACGAGAGCAAAGTAAGTCGATCGGACACACCACCACACTGCCGCGGGATGTCGTTGGCCTTGCTGAGGTACGACCCATTTTGCTGAATTTAAGTGATCAGGTAGCCCGGCGCTTGCGTAAGCAAGGGCTTGTTGCTTCGGGTGTTCAGCTAACCATTCGAACGCCAGATATGAAGACGATTACTCGCTCGCGTCAGCTTGAGGCACCTTCAGAGAGTGGTGAAGATATCTACAAGTCTGTTTGTGATCTCTATGTTCGACATTGGAATGGTGAGAAGCCAGTTCGACTGCTTGGTGTGACATTGCAAGGATTGATCGCTAAAGAGGAATCTGCAATTCAACTGGATTTGTTCGATTACGAACGTCAGCCAAAGAAAGAATCACTGACCAAGGCCATGGATATGCTGCGCAATAAATTTGGTGAAAATGCAGTTTTGACCGCCGGGATGTTAAGTGATACTCATTCTGCAAGGCTTCGTAATCATAAAGAACGTGGTACCTCGCTGCAAAAGGATAACCTGCTATCTGTTGAGCCGGATAATGAGTGACAAGAACGTTCTTTGACGTGTCAAAATATATGCCGTAGATTGCGTCAGAAATGCAAACGTATTGAAAATCAATTGAAATTGTATTCTTTTTATATTAATATGAGAAAAATAAGACGCTGGTTCAACAGCGCAGTATTGCTCAACGGGAGGCAGAGAAAAAATGGCTAAGTACACTTGGGTCGAAAAAGACACTTGTATCGCTTGCGGTGCATGTGGCGCGACGGCTCCTGATATTTTTGATTACGATGATGAAGGTTTGGCGGAAGTTATTTATGAAAATGACGGAAACCACGGTGTGACAGCGATTCCGGATGATTTGTTTGATGATCTCCAAGATTCCTGTGACGGTTGCCCAACCGACTCCATTAAAATTGCGGACGAACCTTTTAACAAAGAAGGTTAATTACTCGATAAAGAGTAACGTACGACACAACATAAAGACATCTCCTTTGAACTTTTTGTTCAGCTAGGGATGTCTTTTTTGCTATGTCTGACCGATATTAATAAGGTAGGAATTATAAATACTCGGAGGTTCCGATGAAGAACTCACAGCACCTCAAAGCATATGTACAGATGCACCCGGATAACAAGATG
This Paenibacillus sp. FSL R5-0345 DNA region includes the following protein-coding sequences:
- a CDS encoding DNA polymerase IV; protein product: MDNRDPEDKKVDIVQNVDQYYPTSGRVILHVDMNAFYCSVHEAEDPDQFRGKATAVAGSVELRKGIIVTCSYVARRLGISTGMQVQKALRICPSLIVIKPDFHLYRKYSNAFMQIAYSYTPLLEAVSIDECYLDITGSRQFGTPMEIAETIQRRIMEELGLPCSIGIAPNKLLAKMASDLKKPNGISVLRLRDVPKILWDKPCNEMFGIGGKTAEKLRKLGIYSIGQLAAADEKMLVENFGVMGSWLKRAGNGIDNGIVNPEREQSKSIGHTTTLPRDVVGLAEVRPILLNLSDQVARRLRKQGLVASGVQLTIRTPDMKTITRSRQLEAPSESGEDIYKSVCDLYVRHWNGEKPVRLLGVTLQGLIAKEESAIQLDLFDYERQPKKESLTKAMDMLRNKFGENAVLTAGMLSDTHSARLRNHKERGTSLQKDNLLSVEPDNE
- a CDS encoding ferredoxin, which produces MAKYTWVEKDTCIACGACGATAPDIFDYDDEGLAEVIYENDGNHGVTAIPDDLFDDLQDSCDGCPTDSIKIADEPFNKEG